One Pochonia chlamydosporia 170 chromosome 5, whole genome shotgun sequence DNA segment encodes these proteins:
- a CDS encoding ring hydroxylating alpha subunit (catalytic domain) domain-containing protein, whose product MAPSFLKGYFGFGGNSTVDELEEGKNPIRALPASWYTSPELYELERRAIFSKKWLLTTHKIRLANQGDWLRYDVAGYQFIITKDRQDNINAFHNVCRHRAFPIVTKETGHNSVLACKYHGWSYGLNGKLAKAPGYQDMEDFDKSKNGLFPLHVHVDKNGFIWVNMDANAVPEISWEQDFDGVDEQPRFNNYNFDDYVFDHSWEMEGDYNWKILADNYNECYHCKTTHPDIPTIADLNSYYVETKGCHIQHFGNPKPEQIARGLNVASTYFFPNASMNVSPHFFFMQRFVPLSPGKAIMKYEVYRNKNSSDEDFKLIDDMYKRIMSEDKVLCANAQKNINTGVFINGEMHPKMEKGPLYFQKLVRELLTEHHQLETEVGEEVWPARQTLPKSAVAAEKDVNFCSAVDCCKINRVAVEV is encoded by the exons ATGGCACCATCCTTCTTGAAAGGCTACTTTGGCTTCGGGGGTAATTCGACAGTGGATGAGCTTGAAGAGGGTAAAAACCCCATTCGCGCCTTACCCGCCAGTTGGTACACTTCGCCAGAGCTTTATGAGCTTGAACGACGAGCAATCTTTTCCAAAAAGTGGTTGCTTACTACACACAAGATTAGACTTGCCAACCAGGGTGACTGGTTGCGATATGATGTGGCTGGATATCAGTTTATTATTACCAAGGATCGACAAGACAACATCAATGCCTTCCATAATGTCTGCAGGCATCGAGCCTTTCCAATTGTGACCAAGGAAACCGGTCACAACAGTGTATTGGCCTGCAAGTATCATGGGTGGTCTTACGGTCTCAATGGAAAGTTGGCAAAGGCACCAGGATATCAAGACATGGAGGACTTCGACAAGTCTAAGAATGGGTTGTTTCCGCTTCACGTCCATGTTGACAAGAATGGATTTATCTGGGTGAATATGGACGCCAATGCAGTCCCTGAAATCTCTTGGGAGCAAGATTTTGACGGGGTGGACGAGCAACCCCGATTTAATAATTACAACTTCGACGACTACGTCTTCGACCACTCctgggagatggagggaGATTACAACTGGAAGATTTTGGCCGATAACTATAACGAGTGTTATCATTGCAAGACAACACACCCCGACATTCCGACGATAGCAGACCTAAACTCGTATTATGTCGAGACCAAGGGGTGTCACATTCAACACTTTGGAAACCCAAAGCCAGAGCAGATCGCACGTGGCCTCAACGTCGCCAGCACTTACTTTTTCCCCAATGCGTCAATGAACGTTTC ACCACACTTTTTCTTCATGCAGAGATTTGTACCTCTTAGCCCTGGCAAGGCGATTATGAAGTATGAGGTCTACAGAAACAAGAATTCAAGTGATGAGGATTTCAAACTTATTGATGACATGTACAAGCGAATCATGTCGGAGGACAAGGTTCTTTGCGCTAATGCGCAGAAAAATATCAACACTGGCGTGTTTATCAATGGCGAGATGCAtcccaagatggagaagggCCCGTTGTACTTCCAAAAGTTGGTGCGAGAGCTGTTGACGGAGCACCACCAGCTGGAAACGGAAGTGGGAGAGGAGGTATGGCCAGCACGTCAAACGCTGCCCAAGAGTGCGGTAGCGGCAGAGAAAGATGTCAACTTCTGCTCAGCCGTGGATTGCTGCAAAATCAACCGGGTGGCTGTTGAGGTGTAA
- a CDS encoding fungal specific transcription factor (similar to Neosartorya fischeri NRRL 181 XP_001262172.1): MTDSVSNRRKKTRCPAEKPACSSCVRLKQPCSYPPVVKASRSGRSEERLAHLEEKLDLLLTGRLPSQSSSQEQASDDVSNFSEKSHSATPPARENQNAFPFSSQQPLPNPFANEVSQLRPGHSDIALGIRLYFEFCHRQPIWCFERDEVRDISSLTDELACSILAVTSRFSRKGDELQVYGDNARSMIMIRIANGSVGLPTIESLCLLSYSSFIDGNVHLGQFHLGLALQLCRSAMLDIDAGYTMDDITSQRKKRVFWSLQVLDQYHGRQTGVLSAPTEIWRQSYGSNSADHRHPMEPDPKVPPLPIDDLGHTIPSEPGIWNTSVHLGWVWSRVRKYVSDCAQGIFREPWRRDSMYATVLSDFMEAENRIPMCHRYDSVKFYERKMEDLKMNRDYWATWLKEQFTYHAIPTVLNHPFLYIVGAQHNPNLAIPNTFWRRSSELALIHSTWIVRMIDMVLDKQVHLTDPFFGHIAAIAATVHLYYCCAAAAKLKHKSNADFAKCRRFLKGFIPFSPACRALDRNLDKMTRIAAGSESNDVEDWMPSRIYLSVPLMWNILQFNCTADSREFSHTGLLDPSLALTVAREDEDEATTLDIIVATSPEITVNTADGGQDAPTLPFKGTVNSSPSSTRETVFNELSAEQADSLTFNTTPWLYADPSQFDSMTDLVYHDPRPSIGSSRDTRWWEGGNMNDSIFSHI, translated from the exons ATGACTGACTCTGTGAGCAACAGGCGAAAGAAAACCCGATGCCCTGCCGAGAAGCCGGCCTGTTCGAGCTGTGTTCGCCTCAAGCAGCCCTGCTCTTATCCGCCGGTAGTGAAGGCCTCTCGAAGTGGCCGATCG GAGGAGAGATTGGCACACCTGGAAGAGAAATTAGATCTCCTCTTAACCGGGAGGTT GCCAAGCCAGTCTTCTAGCCAAGAACAAGCCTCCGACGATGTTTCCAACTTTTCCGAAAAGTCACATTCAGCAACCCCGCCAGCCCGCGAGAACCAGAATGCGTTTCCCTTTAGCAGCCAGCAGCCTTTGCCAAACCCGTTCGCAAACGAGGTATCGCAACTCCGGCCCGGCCATTCCGACATTGCTCTAGGAATCCGACTCTACTTCGAGTTTTGCCATCGACAGCCTATTTGGTGCTTTGAGCGAGATGAGGTCAGAGACATCAGTTCCCTTACTGACGAGCTAGcttgcagcatcttggctgtgACTTCTCGCTTTTCTCGAAAGGGTGACGAGTTGCAGGTCTATGGCGATAATGCGAGAAGTATGATCATGATACGCATAGCAAATGGCTCCGTTGGCCTGCCTACAATAGAGAGTCTTTGCCTTCTCTCATATTCATCATTCATAG ATGGAAATGTGCACCTGGGTCAGTTTCACCTGGGGTTAGCCCTTCAGCTTTGCCGCTCTGCCATGCTGGATATTGACGCCGGTTATACCATGGATGATATTACGTCACAGCGCAAAAAGAGAGTCTTTTGGAGTCTGCAGGTCCTGGACCAATATCATGGTCGCCAGACCGGAGTGCTCAGTGCTCCAACAGAAATATGGCGGCAATCATATGGCTCCAACAGTGCTGACCACCGGCATCCCATGGAGCCAGACCCAAAAGTCCCCCCTCTACCCATCGACGACCTTGGTCATACAATACCGAGTGAACCCGGAATTTGGAACACTAGCGTTCATTTGGGATGGGTGTGGAGTCGGGTGCGCAAATACGTATCCGACTGTGCTCAAGGTATATTTCGAGAACCTTGGAGAAGGGACTCCATGTATGCTACCGTGTTATCCGATTTCATGGAGGCCGAGAACAGAATTCCTATGTGTCATAGGTATGACTCTGTCAAATTTTATGAGCGAAAGATGGAGGATCTAAAGATGAACCGCGACTACTGGGCAACGTGGCTCAAGGAACAATTCACATACCATGCCATTCCCACGGTTCTCAATCATCCATTTCTCTACATCGTCGGAGCACAACACAATCCAAACCTGGCTATTCCCAATACATTCTGGAGGAGATCTTCGGAGCTGGCTCTCATTCACTCTACCTGGATTGTCCGCATGATCGATATGGTGTTGGATAAGCAGGTACATCTGACTGATCCATTTTTTGGGCATATcgcagccattgcagccacAGTGCACCTTTACTACTGTTGCGCAGCCGCTGCCAAGTTAAAACACAAATCCAACGCAGATTTCGCAAAGTGTAGGAGGTTTTTGAAAGGTTTCATTCCCTTTTCCCCGGCTTGTCGGGCATTG GACCGGAATCTAGATAAAATGACTCGGATAGCCGCTGGCTCCGAATCAAATGATGTAGAAGATTGGATGCCATCCAGGATTTACCTCAGTGTACCCTTAATGTGGAATATTTTGCAATTTAATTGTACGGCTGACTCGCGCGAGTTTTCGCATACTGGATTGTTGGACCCATCTCTAGCTCTTACTGTCGCTcgcgaagatgaagatgaggccaCTACACTCGATATCATCGTGGCAACGTCGCCTGAAATCACAGTCAATACAGCTGACGGTGGTCAAGACGCGCCAACACTGCCCTTCAAGGGGACCGTCAATTCGTCGCCAAGCTCTACAAGGGAAACCGTCTTTAATGAACTATCAGCCGAGCAGGCCGATAGCCTTACTTTCAACACGACTCCATGGTTATATGCGGATCCTTCTCAATTTGATAGTATGACAGACCTTGTATATCATGACCCTCGGCCAAGTATTGGCAGCAGTCGGGATACGCGCTGGTGGGAAGGAGGGAATATGAACGACAGTATCTTTAGTCACATTTAA